The stretch of DNA TATGGGCCCTTGTGGCTGAAACCTTGAGCTTCAATGCCAAGTATATAGTGAAGTGAGCTGGCTGAAAAGCATACTAATAAGTTGACCGTATCTTGAGGGTAAGATTTAATTAGCAGCAAATGCACCAGAAAGTTGCCTTATTGGAACAGACGGAATCAATCCAGCCAAAGTGCTAGAAGAAGTTGATACTTTCCTCGAGTTTCGAATCCAGCCAGTTTTCCTCTGTCAATAGAGATAGTCTAGCCACTTTGACCAATGATCCGATGATAGTAGTCCGTAATAGCCCATGAAAGCTCCAGAGTCATTAAGGCTCTACAAATTATTAGAATGAATGCAACGACAGGCCATGAATGGCCTGTTATCAATATGATTTAACGTGACATAGGGGGATCATCTCAAGGGTTTCTTTCCATCCCTGTTTCAGGGCTTGTTATGGTGTGCTCCGGTTCATCATGGAGTCGGGCGCCAAGGGTTGCGAGGTGGTTGTCTCTGGTAAGCTCCGTGGTCAGCGTGCCAAGGCTATGAAGTTCGTCGACGGTCTGATGATTCACTCCGGCGACCCTTGCAACGACTACGTAGATGCGGCTTGCCGTCACGTGCTCCTCCGACAGGGTGTGTTGGGCATCAAGGTCAAAATCATGTTGCCCCATGATCCCAATGGCAAGATGGGACCCCGTAAGCCCCTGCCCGATCACGTGTCCATCGTGGAGCCCAAGGAAGAAGTGTTGCCCGCCAGTCCCTTCTCCGAGGCAAAGCTGCAGAAGCCCGATGCCGCCAGCGTGCCCatgtgaaagaaaaataatcttcttGTTTGTCTACTATGGGAGAATTAAACGTGATTTAATTACTCTGACCCCTACTCCCCGTTTGTAATGTCTGAATGAGTTGTTGGTGGTAGCGCTGAAATAAGCCAGGCCTGCCTTTGTTCAACATTTCCCTCATTGTTACTCAAGGAAATATGTAAGTCTTATGGATTCGTTTCCTAGCGAGAGAAAAACTATTGCGTTGTTTACCACTgtaggagaaaaaaagaatcggTTGGGATATCAATTGCGATTTTAAGCAAGAGTGGAAATCCTCGGTTGCCTAAGCAAGATTACATGTGGACATTGATTGAAGTTGAAGAACCAGTGGCGAGTTTTTCAAACGCTCATACCTCTGATTGAAGGCTTGGACTTGACCCAGAATGAGCTTCCGCTCACTAATCTGGCTTGTGTACTTCCATACCGATTAGCATCCAAGCCCCTGACTCTGAGGGACTAATAAGCAGGCCTGTGACAAAAACTGGCAGAAGAAAATGGCATACAcacagaagaagaaaactagTAAAATACCCACGGCGAgtgtgttccaatttttttacTGACATCCCTATTAAATCGGTCGAATGGTGAAGGTTTACTTGCCCATAGATAGAAGATGAATTTCAGAATCAGCATTTCTACAAAGTGGGAATGCTCGTGATTGAGTTGTCAAAAAAAGGACCACAGCACTTGGTACTAAAATTGTGTAGAGCCGCATCGCCTGAGAAATGTAAAATTCCATTCGTCAAGATAGATTTATTTGTCTGTCCAAAGAACTACAGCAAGGCGGGGCAGAGCGCCTGATGAAGTGATTACAAAGTCCCATTGAAGATGCCTCGGAAGATTTGCTTGTTGAATTTGGGGAAGTCACTTGGTAACTCTTCAATCTGTCCTTGTCCGGGAATATCCAAATACGCAGGGCGACGAGGTTCGGGGCGTGGTCTGAAACAAAAACGGAAACACTCACCCATGTAATTACCGCCTTTATCATGCTTTGCTGGTGTTCATCTCACCTATCGGTTTGGTGAACCTTGGTCAAAGTCATCCAGGCCAAATGAGGGCGTTCCATGCCCAACTTGTCCTTCATGCAGTCGTCGAACACTCCCTGAGTTTGACGGCACTTGCACAACTCCATGTTAATAGAGGATCGCTCCAAGCAAGTGGCGTAGTTGGTGAACTCCACGGCGCAATTGGCCTTGACCTGCAAGTCAAGTTTCCACGAGTGTGACAGGTTTAGCTCATTTTTTCGAGAGAACACAAATAACGACAGTGTAGTGGCGAATCGAAGGGCCAAAGGGGGCTTTAGCTGAAGTATCCTAGActattttcaatggtttaaTAACATGCTCAAGGTGAAAATTTCCACTTTTGTGCGGTAACAACCTTAAAAAAATAACCTCAGAGAAATTGCCACAAGATGTTCATGTatgggagagaaaaaaaagggtTTGTTGGTCCTTGCAAACGTATTTCCATGAACATGTTTAACTGTGCTGTTTTAGGTCTGATATTCCAAAAGCACAAAACATTCCAATGCAAGGATTCATGTATTAAATTATGTCAAAACATGTTTCGAGAGTACCCCAAGGGAGagatttttcatcatttttatccGTAATTCTCTCTCGAAGAATTTCAGAGCAACGTCGACTTCGAGAATCTGagctttcaaattgaaaaaaaaaatggccacaCCCGAATTAACCTGTACCAAATGAATAGAACTAACGAGGGACGGCTCAAATGTACACAAACGACAAAGCAGAACAAATAAATACCTAAGTCATACAACAACACGCTCCAAAGTGGGGGAGGAAGCTTTCTTGTTCCAATCGTGAGCTTTTTGATTCGGAATTGAAAGGATGTTGTTACACATGGACTTATTCTCCTCCAGTAACATCTCTGTCAGGTCTGAACATAAACCACAGGAATTTGGAGCTTATGTCGACAATTGAAGTTTCGGAATCGAGTGAATGCATTTCATATGAAACGAAACCCCAGGTGGCACCTAATATGCGATTTAATATCCTCGTACATGTGTCAATTTTCACCTCCATCCAACCACAGGATCAATCACTGCGTAACTCTGGACAGAATGAATGGGCTGGCCCTCTTTTGGTatttgatccaatgagaaataatctcgcaataaagattaccAGATTCCTTTGAAACCTTTTATTGTTCTGTAATTTCAtagggcataacttttgacccagtctTTCGATTGAGGGTCCATTCGAAATGACTCCAGGCTAGTCTCATAATGAAGCCAATTGCTTCCAAATTGTTGGTTCTACACCCTAGGATCCCCCGCCCATAGATTAGTGGTCGAAAATAGGCATGATTGCAAGATATAAGGGTGGGTACCAACTACAGCAATGGATGACACAAATGGGTTGGTGAGTCTCGATCGAGTTCAATCCTGCTTTGACCGTGATTATTGTACCTGTCGAATGAATTTCATGGCACAAGCCGTAACCTCCCGCCCATCTTGAACGCAGGGGCGTGGGTCATGCTTGTATTCTTGGCGACAGAGCATGAATTCGTTGTTCTGAGGCTCACAGGCCTTAGCCATGTGCAGGGAGGCCGCCCGGAGGAACGGATGCCCCATGGGCACCTCCTCCACGGTCAGCTCCGCCTCAGTGGGCAGGATCACCTTCATCGTGGCCATGATGCGAATCGAGGGGCTCAATCACTTCACACACCAATAAACAAACACACGGGTTAGGCGTAAGTCACAACTGTTCTCAAAGTTCGGTGATGGCGAACCAAACAACTACAACACACCATTCAGCAGACTGTATGTAGGAATATGAGTACGAATGTGGGTTTTAGCCATTTCATCTCTTGGAGGTTGCGCGAGAgatgacgatttttttttctttcttggttggctttttcacaggcttttctaaccgctacaaggaatgtaatccccagtataagcaaaatgagaggttatattttgcctatttttatttttcaatttgtataGGGCTTGTCGACTGAACGCGTTCAtaaacaactgacgttattccatggagtaaaaacaaagacaacatgTACAGcccaaaccgcactgtgcacgcattgaattttgatattaatttcattttacaagcttgtctaagcaaatagcattgtggcattcaatgggcggataatgctagttgactgtgatgtttgttttaGTTATCCCTTCCTAAAATGCCCAATATtcagggtgctggaccacatttttcctcaacTTGACATGCCCCTGcacttgaaaatttgttctgccgatgaatttgagttggcacagGCCAAGCTGGTCTTTGAANNNNNNNNNNNNNNNNNNNNNNNNNNNNNNNNNNNNNNNNGCTGAAAATTTGTTCTGCcgatgaatttgagttggcacagGCCAAGCTGGTCTTTGAATcttgggttgatctggaatgccaaCTAAAAAATTGTCCTGCAGTGATCTGAAAGATTCCACTGGATAAAATTCCTTACAAATTCCCtacggatattagagggaagcaaattaaacaataaagcaagccccaaaaaagatttgattgttctttatttcttcccgtttttggtcatttttcaaacgCTAGTAAGAGCTTTTTGACAGNATTTCTTCGTTACTTACATTAAAACAGATTTTTAGTAATGACGCAAGTTAATCctgaacttgtttttttttcaactggtTGATaccttcattttgaacaacatCTTAACAAACAACGAAAGAAAATATGTAATCTTGATCAGGAGGCTTAAGGGAGGGAAAATCACGTCTCATTAATAATTGATATGGTATGTAAATCACCAAGATGCAGGTGTTTATAAACGCTGCGTCTTGGAAATTGTGATGCTGAGAGGAATCTTTTCAGGAAGGCACAACCGTTCAAGGTTGTTGGGCCTTGATAGGGAACAGCAACACGGTAACTGGCAGTCATAGTTGCCAGATGGCACTGTGAGGACCACTTTTGTCCCCCTTTTCTTCCAAGATTACCACTGCGGTAAAAAAAATTCCCCAATTCGAGTAGCAACTTTTCGtctcttggcatttttgtggCAACTATTTTCTACGGTACAGCAGAAACACTGAAAGACACAAATTGAACTACTATAggaacgattttttttcttatttagATTGAAATAGGAATCTCATGTATAGGAAAGATTATTTACGCATTTagattgaaaaaggaacttcATCAAAGGAGGGCGAAgtatttcaaaaatcattttatacTTTGAGAAATATCATTCTACTTTCTGGTTCTATAAGTAATGTAGCTCTTGTCGCTTCAAAACTAATTGGTTCATCTCCATCTTTGGAATGTATTGCCAAGTTTTTATATATTTGTATATttgcaatctttttttaacaTCCTCCACGGAAATCTAAGCTAATTTACAAGTTATAGTTTACTAGGAATAGTGTTGTAAAAGAAGTCGAATATCAACAAGAGGACTAGGCATTTTGATTGCTtcttcacgcaacctctttcTCCTTTAAACCAGGGTGACCTCCAATAATATTGATCATGGGGATGTTAGAATCTGGACATACGTCCCAATAACCCACCATTGGCACCTAATCTTAATAAATGATCACACAAAAAGCCAAGGTTAACAATACCCAAGTTCTTTCTAACGCGATTACAAGGCCCCTTTCGACGAGctcaatttccttcatcttGCGAGTTTGTTGCACCTTTTCAGAAAGTGTTTTTTACCTACCTCTGCTAAACATTTGAGTTGACCTCTTTAATCAACGAGAAGGCAGGCCTCAACGTGAAACTGTCGTGGTCCGTGTTCGGGGGGATCATGCCATTTTATGAAGGCATCGGCTTAATCGCGGAAAAGAACGCTGTGGTGATCGAACTGGGTTCAGCCTTCACCAAAGTGGGATATGCCGGGGAAGCCACACCTCGCGCCATTCTACCCACCCCCGAGCTCCCGCTAGATGATGAGGAGGCCTTGTATGACACGCTCTTTGAGCTAATTCATCGCGTGTATTTCAAACATTTACTGGTTAACCCGCGCGACCGGCGTGTGGTCATTCTTGAC from Tigriopus californicus strain San Diego chromosome 3, Tcal_SD_v2.1, whole genome shotgun sequence encodes:
- the LOC131878340 gene encoding NADH dehydrogenase [ubiquinone] 1 alpha subcomplex subunit 8-like; amino-acid sequence: MATMKVILPTEAELTVEEVPMGHPFLRAASLHMAKACEPQNNEFMLCRQEYKHDPRPCVQDGREVTACAMKFIRQVKANCAVEFTNYATCLERSSINMELCKCRQTQGVFDDCMKDKLGMERPHLAWMTLTKVHQTDRPRPEPRRPAYLDIPGQGQIEELPSDFPKFNKQIFRGIFNGTL
- the LOC131878335 gene encoding small ribosomal subunit protein uS3A, with the translated sequence MATNISKKRKFVADGVFKAELNEFLTRELAEDGYSGVEVRPTPTRTEIIITATRTQNVLGEKGRRIRELTSVVQKRFNFPENTVELYAEKVATRGLCAIAQAESLRYKLIGGLAVRRACYGVLRFIMESGAKGCEVVVSGKLRGQRAKAMKFVDGLMIHSGDPCNDYVDAACRHVLLRQGVLGIKVKIMLPHDPNGKMGPRKPLPDHVSIVEPKEEVLPASPFSEAKLQKPDAASVPM